In one Chitinophaga sancti genomic region, the following are encoded:
- a CDS encoding Y-family DNA polymerase has translation MHRRYVSIWFPFLLTDWYERKQPASKRMPLVFVISDHGRLMVSAANEAARKAGVDMGMAATDAKALVPGLLVVDEPAGQNEKLLRGIGEWCIRFSPVVAIDLPDGLLIDASGCAHLWAGEDKYLSEITYKLNAFGYTNRVAIADTAGCAWAIARFSEGQRIVVPGEQLKALLPLPPASLRPEKAVAEKFYKLGFYHISSFIHFPRPMLRRRFGEHLLLRIAQALGQAEEYLLPLKLQKAWEERLPCLEPISTRVGIEIAASTLLEKLCSRLAAQGLGIRQAVLRCYRVDGEQQQVEVGTGLPSDQPGHLFKLLELKIGQIAPGLGIELFLLEARKVEKIKPGQHAFWSDSGLNTSAISELLDRLAGKFGADHIHRFLPQEHYWPERSFERVDDLRAQPTSGWREDITRPVWLLGRPEPIEVMAPIPDYPPILFIYKGRRHQVKKADGPERIEREWWMDEGEHRDYFVVEDEDGKRYWLFRSGYYDGNKKNQWFIHGFFA, from the coding sequence ATGCATAGAAGGTATGTGTCTATTTGGTTTCCGTTCCTGCTGACAGACTGGTACGAGCGAAAGCAGCCTGCCAGCAAACGTATGCCACTGGTTTTTGTCATTTCGGATCATGGCAGGCTGATGGTCAGTGCCGCGAACGAGGCTGCCCGTAAGGCAGGCGTTGATATGGGGATGGCCGCAACGGATGCAAAAGCACTTGTTCCGGGGCTTCTGGTGGTGGACGAGCCTGCGGGCCAGAATGAAAAGTTACTCAGGGGGATAGGTGAATGGTGCATTCGTTTCAGCCCTGTGGTGGCCATTGATTTGCCGGACGGGCTTCTGATCGATGCCAGCGGATGTGCACATTTGTGGGCGGGAGAAGACAAATACCTTTCAGAAATAACATATAAACTCAATGCTTTTGGGTACACTAACCGCGTTGCCATCGCTGACACAGCCGGTTGCGCCTGGGCAATAGCCCGTTTTTCTGAGGGTCAGCGGATCGTTGTTCCGGGAGAACAGCTAAAGGCCTTGCTGCCTTTACCTCCGGCCTCCCTGCGTCCGGAGAAGGCTGTTGCTGAAAAGTTTTACAAGCTGGGTTTCTACCACATCAGTTCATTTATCCATTTCCCCAGGCCGATGCTGCGCCGGAGGTTTGGAGAACATCTGCTTCTGAGGATCGCCCAGGCACTGGGCCAGGCGGAAGAATATTTGCTGCCGCTGAAGCTTCAGAAAGCCTGGGAAGAGCGGCTTCCATGTCTTGAACCGATAAGTACCAGGGTAGGGATTGAGATCGCTGCCAGCACTCTGCTGGAAAAGCTTTGCAGCCGGTTAGCTGCACAGGGACTGGGAATCAGACAGGCTGTGCTCCGGTGTTACCGGGTAGATGGTGAACAGCAGCAGGTAGAGGTGGGTACGGGATTACCCTCTGACCAGCCCGGGCACCTCTTTAAGTTACTCGAACTCAAGATCGGCCAGATCGCGCCCGGACTTGGCATAGAACTATTTCTGTTGGAAGCAAGAAAGGTTGAAAAGATCAAGCCCGGTCAACATGCTTTCTGGTCTGATTCAGGACTGAACACTTCTGCCATTAGTGAACTCCTTGACCGCCTTGCAGGCAAATTCGGAGCAGATCATATTCACCGTTTTTTGCCGCAGGAGCATTACTGGCCGGAGCGGTCATTTGAGAGGGTGGATGACCTGAGGGCACAGCCGACCTCGGGCTGGCGGGAGGATATCACCCGTCCGGTATGGCTGCTAGGCAGGCCGGAACCGATCGAGGTGATGGCACCGATTCCCGACTACCCGCCCATTCTGTTTATTTACAAGGGAAGGCGGCACCAGGTTAAAAAGGCAGACGGCCCCGAACGGATAGAACGGGAATGGTGGATGGATGAGGGAGAACACCGGGATTATTTTGTGGTTGAGGACGAGGATGGAAAGCGTTACTGGCTGTTCCGCTCGGGTTATTATGACGGGAACAAAAAGAATCAATGGTTCATTCACGGGTTTTTCGCATGA
- a CDS encoding ImuA family protein, producing the protein MPKNLAKTNNFSITFVSMNRVSKSEVIAKLQRDILCWEGFKPAKAIGAGLIGLGPVEAAFPNQIFPVGAVHEFICATQEDAAATGGFISGLLKTLMKNGSGCLWVSKSRKLFPPGLSLYGISPDRILFVDVNSEKDILWATEEALKCQGMAAVICELGEVSFNQSRRLQLVCERSKVTSFIIRSDPQKITQTACVARWLVTSIASQTKGDLPGVGFPRWRAELLKVRNGNPASCEVEWSKGKFKVFQQQDAVEASVKRKYA; encoded by the coding sequence TTGCCAAAAAATTTAGCAAAAACTAATAATTTTAGCATTACTTTTGTTTCGATGAATAGGGTTTCGAAAAGTGAAGTTATCGCAAAACTTCAACGGGATATTTTGTGCTGGGAGGGTTTCAAACCGGCTAAGGCAATAGGTGCTGGCCTGATCGGACTGGGGCCTGTGGAAGCGGCGTTTCCAAACCAGATATTTCCTGTAGGAGCTGTTCACGAGTTTATCTGCGCAACGCAGGAAGATGCGGCTGCTACGGGAGGTTTCATCAGCGGGCTTCTGAAAACACTGATGAAAAATGGAAGCGGTTGTTTGTGGGTGAGCAAATCAAGGAAGCTGTTTCCTCCAGGATTGAGCCTTTATGGCATTAGTCCGGACAGAATCCTTTTTGTTGACGTGAATTCGGAGAAAGACATATTGTGGGCGACGGAAGAGGCCCTGAAATGTCAGGGAATGGCTGCGGTGATTTGCGAACTGGGGGAGGTTTCATTCAACCAGTCGCGGAGGCTTCAGCTGGTTTGTGAGCGAAGCAAAGTGACTTCTTTTATCATAAGGAGCGATCCTCAGAAAATAACTCAGACCGCTTGCGTTGCCCGGTGGTTGGTCACCTCTATCGCCAGTCAAACAAAAGGAGATCTTCCGGGCGTCGGTTTTCCCCGCTGGCGGGCAGAATTATTGAAAGTACGCAACGGAAATCCGGCAAGCTGTGAGGTAGAATGGTCGAAAGGGAAATTCAAGGTGTTCCAGCAGCAGGATGCTGTAGAAGCCTCTGTAAAACGGAAGTATGCATAG
- a CDS encoding abortive infection family protein — protein MAEISFIEKRAIEAFLDMGSGYVLNFSDRTFQDFVFSTTGIDVSVKKYKEGGTSKANRLRTFMKLEPDVVVGKLFKELYQYKVTEDRLQERETNVAEAEEFDKVANRLLEGRVVDNIDAIQANNDDKDFHQLAKLIKESIEKNQPEAALDRLHTFMIKFLKELCRSHGVSFDKDDTVNALFGKYMKAVKAKGWISSPMAEKIVQFSFQVIDAFNDIRNNKSFAHDNPVLNYDESVLIFSNVSATVKFLQSLESKNKNVAVAEAKPDWGQF, from the coding sequence ATGGCAGAAATTTCATTCATCGAAAAAAGGGCTATCGAAGCATTCCTGGATATGGGGTCAGGATATGTGCTTAATTTTTCGGATAGGACTTTCCAAGATTTTGTTTTTAGTACAACAGGTATTGATGTCTCAGTCAAAAAATATAAAGAAGGTGGTACATCGAAAGCAAATCGCCTTCGAACCTTCATGAAATTGGAACCAGATGTTGTCGTCGGGAAGCTATTTAAAGAGTTATATCAATATAAGGTCACCGAAGATAGGCTACAGGAACGTGAAACAAATGTTGCTGAAGCTGAAGAGTTTGATAAGGTAGCTAATCGCTTACTTGAAGGCAGAGTTGTCGATAATATTGATGCAATTCAGGCTAATAATGATGATAAAGATTTCCATCAGCTGGCGAAATTGATTAAAGAAAGCATCGAAAAAAATCAACCCGAGGCTGCTTTAGATAGGCTTCATACCTTTATGATTAAGTTCTTAAAGGAGCTATGTAGAAGTCACGGAGTTTCGTTTGATAAAGATGATACGGTAAATGCATTATTTGGAAAATACATGAAAGCTGTTAAAGCGAAGGGATGGATTTCATCTCCAATGGCCGAGAAAATTGTTCAATTTTCCTTTCAGGTAATTGATGCATTTAATGACATACGTAATAATAAAAGCTTTGCTCACGACAACCCAGTTTTGAACTATGATGAAAGCGTACTGATCTTTTCTAATGTGTCTGCAACAGTGAAATTTCTACAATCGCTGGAGTCGAAAAATAAAAACGTTGCAGTTGCAGAAGCTAAACCAGATTGGGGGCAATTTTAG
- a CDS encoding ATP-dependent endonuclease yields MKIDFVHILNFRKLKSCRIDLTNKETIFVGANNSGKTSAMDALITFFRSRSLTTRDFTLSNWRDIKKIGENWETETDPNILDLNIVQWAPYLPSLDIWLNVEPAEIHYVSHLIPTLDWSGGPLGVRLRYEPKDVKILYKNYIEEWSNSRALTAKGNGKLKIWPKDIWDYLDRDTVMSSQFTIKAYLLDPSNINGEQQLGPDAQAIEASAFNGLIRIDIINAQRGFSDVNTESGEISSNRNLSTQFRAYYDKHLNPVLKPTETDLNAIESIEATKQLFDKNLRKSFEASLSELEELNIPGFDNPAIVLSSQLRTAEMLNHNSALLFKLDDNHELSLPENYNGLGYQNLISIIFKLIRFRDDWMQVGKVAKQMDLNGNGPGFEPLHLVLIEEPEAHLHAQVQQIFIRKAYDKLRNHANLKEKKDFSTQLVISTHSNHIAHEIDFAALRYFKRQKGKNGEINTSTVVNLSETFGTVDDTTRFAIRYLKTTHCDLFFADAVILVEGPAEKMLVPFFLKKHPCLGACYISILEIGGSHAHRLKPLIEKLGIITLIITDIDTVDPGSNGQKQRTEKGKGFKSGNFTLGRWIPGKQEIDVLLELSPLAKEHPEYPIRVAYQNALTFKEADKDVFIYPYTFEDSLVLENVCLFKKITKASGLLAKMINAANERTINAAAEKMFKEITKENAMKAEFALELLFLQEPERLKIPIYINEGLMWLENKLLANKQGFNLITVEDEHNGK; encoded by the coding sequence ATGAAGATTGACTTCGTACACATCCTCAATTTCCGTAAGCTTAAGTCATGTAGAATTGATTTGACAAATAAGGAAACAATTTTTGTTGGGGCAAATAATAGCGGTAAGACTTCCGCAATGGATGCTTTAATTACCTTTTTTCGATCAAGATCCCTTACAACCAGAGATTTTACCCTCTCAAACTGGAGAGATATTAAAAAGATTGGGGAAAATTGGGAAACGGAAACAGACCCTAATATCCTAGATTTAAATATTGTTCAATGGGCTCCGTATCTCCCGTCTCTGGATATTTGGCTAAATGTCGAACCGGCTGAAATCCATTATGTAAGTCATTTGATTCCAACATTGGATTGGAGTGGAGGTCCATTGGGAGTAAGGTTAAGATATGAGCCTAAGGATGTGAAAATTTTGTATAAGAATTATATTGAAGAATGGAGTAACAGTCGTGCACTAACGGCAAAAGGAAACGGGAAACTGAAAATCTGGCCTAAGGATATTTGGGATTATTTAGATAGGGACACAGTTATGAGCTCGCAATTTACAATTAAGGCATACTTACTTGATCCTTCAAATATAAATGGAGAACAACAATTAGGCCCAGATGCACAGGCAATTGAGGCCTCTGCATTTAATGGCCTTATTCGGATTGACATTATAAATGCTCAAAGGGGATTTTCAGATGTAAATACGGAATCAGGTGAAATATCGTCCAATCGAAATTTATCCACACAGTTTCGGGCATATTATGACAAACATCTTAATCCAGTATTAAAACCTACGGAAACAGATCTGAACGCTATAGAATCGATTGAGGCTACTAAACAACTTTTTGATAAAAACCTAAGGAAAAGTTTTGAGGCTTCATTGAGCGAGTTAGAAGAATTAAACATTCCTGGCTTTGACAATCCCGCAATTGTCCTTTCCAGCCAGCTCCGGACAGCTGAGATGCTTAATCATAATTCAGCGTTGTTATTTAAGCTTGACGACAATCATGAATTAAGTCTTCCTGAAAACTATAATGGCTTAGGATACCAAAACCTTATCTCTATCATTTTTAAACTTATTCGTTTTAGAGATGATTGGATGCAAGTAGGGAAAGTGGCCAAGCAAATGGATTTAAACGGAAATGGTCCTGGATTCGAGCCACTACATCTTGTTTTGATTGAAGAACCAGAAGCCCATCTACATGCTCAGGTCCAACAGATATTCATTAGGAAAGCTTATGACAAACTAAGAAACCACGCAAACCTTAAAGAAAAGAAAGATTTTAGTACTCAACTGGTAATTAGTACGCATTCGAATCATATTGCGCATGAAATCGATTTTGCAGCATTAAGGTATTTTAAACGTCAAAAGGGGAAGAATGGTGAAATCAATACCTCTACTGTGGTCAACCTTTCTGAAACATTTGGAACAGTAGATGACACAACACGATTTGCTATCAGATATCTTAAAACTACCCATTGTGATTTATTTTTCGCAGATGCAGTTATTCTGGTAGAAGGGCCGGCCGAGAAAATGCTAGTTCCGTTTTTTTTAAAGAAGCATCCATGTCTCGGTGCCTGCTACATCTCTATTCTTGAAATAGGAGGCAGTCATGCACATAGACTGAAACCGCTGATTGAAAAACTAGGCATCATCACACTCATTATTACAGATATTGACACGGTAGATCCCGGTTCAAATGGGCAAAAGCAACGAACAGAAAAAGGAAAAGGGTTTAAGTCAGGAAATTTTACCTTGGGAAGATGGATACCTGGAAAACAGGAGATTGATGTATTATTGGAACTTTCACCTTTGGCAAAAGAGCATCCAGAATACCCAATTAGGGTAGCATATCAGAATGCCTTGACTTTCAAGGAGGCAGATAAAGACGTATTTATTTATCCATATACATTTGAGGATTCTTTGGTATTGGAAAATGTATGCTTGTTTAAAAAAATAACTAAAGCTTCCGGACTTTTAGCTAAAATGATTAATGCCGCAAATGAACGCACCATTAACGCTGCTGCGGAAAAAATGTTCAAAGAAATAACTAAAGAAAATGCGATGAAAGCAGAGTTTGCATTAGAGTTGTTGTTTTTGCAAGAACCTGAACGACTAAAAATCCCAATATACATAAATGAGGGCCTAATGTGGTTGGAAAATAAATTACTTGCCAACAAGCAAGGCTTTAATTTAATAACCGTTGAAGATGAGCATAATGGAAAATAA
- a CDS encoding UvrD-helicase domain-containing protein codes for MSIMENKSNEMDAWVDNAISDYITPGQYKSFFLFAGAGSGKTTTLINVLEYFKITHKDKFLLRRKKIAVITYTNAAVDEITRRLKFDSIFQISTIHSFSWDLIKPFTEDIRKWVRENLNEEIADLEQEQSKSKNPQNKTSIDRARRIEAKTKRLVELNDIVKFTYNPNGDNVHKDSLDHTEVLAMTAYFISNKILMRQLVATKYPILLIDESQDTKKELIDAIFEMQQAMPEHICVGLFGDTMQRIYLDGKENLQNAIPMNWQTPHKTLNHRSHKRIVDLINNIRKNVDNKSQLSREEKDGGTVRLFICNRNSEKFELEKIIVGRMAEITKDQLWNDDKDVPGNSNVKTLILEHHMAARRMGFFDFFEALHEIPRYHTGLLNGSLPGVSIFTKVILPLLHAYRCNDKYELTKILKKNSPLLDSKLLKQSEDQIKNLKICKEAVDALLQLWSERRDPTILDVLENILGSGLFIIPESYYPIIARPKNDDKNIEKNESDKEFVSSNEELLAWENALSQPFSQIERYNDYLSENSKFGTHQGVKGLEFPRVMVIIDDEEARGFLFSYDKLFGAKEMSATDLKNKEAGKDTGIDRTNRLFYVACSRACDGLAIVCYTDNPGAVKKSALTYNWFLESEIEIM; via the coding sequence ATGAGCATAATGGAAAATAAATCTAATGAGATGGATGCCTGGGTCGATAATGCCATTTCCGACTATATTACTCCAGGGCAGTATAAAAGTTTCTTTCTATTTGCCGGAGCTGGTTCTGGTAAAACAACAACCCTAATTAATGTTCTTGAATATTTTAAAATTACTCATAAAGACAAGTTTTTACTTAGACGAAAAAAGATTGCTGTAATCACATATACTAATGCTGCTGTTGATGAAATAACTCGCCGATTAAAGTTTGACTCAATATTTCAAATTAGTACGATTCATAGTTTTTCATGGGATCTAATTAAGCCCTTCACTGAGGATATTAGGAAGTGGGTTAGAGAAAATTTAAATGAAGAGATCGCCGATTTGGAACAAGAGCAAAGTAAAAGTAAAAATCCACAGAACAAGACATCCATAGATAGGGCAAGACGTATTGAAGCAAAAACCAAGCGATTGGTTGAGTTAAATGATATTGTGAAATTTACGTATAATCCCAACGGTGATAATGTTCATAAAGATTCCCTGGATCACACAGAGGTATTAGCAATGACCGCTTACTTTATTAGTAATAAAATTTTGATGCGACAATTGGTAGCAACTAAATATCCGATTTTGCTAATAGATGAAAGCCAGGATACGAAAAAAGAGCTTATTGATGCAATTTTTGAAATGCAACAAGCGATGCCTGAGCATATATGTGTTGGGCTATTTGGAGATACTATGCAACGGATATATCTTGATGGGAAAGAAAACTTGCAAAATGCCATCCCAATGAACTGGCAAACTCCACATAAAACATTGAATCATCGTTCTCACAAACGAATTGTAGATCTTATTAATAATATACGAAAGAATGTTGACAATAAAAGTCAGTTATCCAGAGAGGAAAAAGATGGCGGAACTGTTCGACTATTTATCTGTAATCGTAACTCTGAAAAATTCGAACTTGAGAAGATAATAGTTGGAAGAATGGCAGAGATTACAAAAGATCAACTTTGGAATGACGACAAGGATGTACCTGGTAACTCAAATGTAAAGACACTGATCCTTGAACACCATATGGCGGCCAGGCGAATGGGCTTCTTTGATTTTTTTGAAGCACTACACGAAATACCACGTTATCATACCGGATTACTTAATGGCTCGTTGCCTGGTGTTTCTATTTTTACTAAAGTTATTTTGCCATTACTACATGCATACAGATGTAATGATAAGTATGAATTAACTAAAATACTAAAAAAGAATAGCCCATTATTAGATTCCAAATTATTAAAGCAAAGTGAAGACCAAATTAAGAATTTGAAGATATGTAAGGAAGCAGTTGATGCCTTGCTTCAATTATGGTCAGAACGGAGAGATCCCACAATACTGGATGTATTGGAAAATATTCTAGGATCCGGATTATTTATTATTCCTGAAAGCTATTATCCCATTATCGCAAGGCCGAAAAATGATGATAAGAATATAGAAAAAAATGAGTCAGATAAAGAATTCGTATCCTCCAATGAGGAATTGTTGGCCTGGGAAAATGCATTGAGTCAGCCTTTTTCCCAAATAGAGAGATACAATGATTACCTTTCGGAAAATTCAAAATTTGGCACTCATCAGGGCGTGAAAGGACTTGAGTTTCCTCGAGTCATGGTCATTATTGATGATGAAGAGGCCCGAGGATTTCTTTTTAGCTATGATAAACTATTTGGTGCAAAGGAGATGTCTGCTACTGATCTGAAGAATAAAGAAGCAGGAAAGGATACGGGTATTGATAGGACTAATAGATTATTTTATGTGGCATGTAGCCGCGCCTGCGACGGTTTAGCGATCGTTTGTTACACAGATAATCCGGGAGCAGTGAAAAAAAGTGCTTTGACATATAACTGGTTCCTGGAAAGTGAAATAGAAATAATGTAG
- a CDS encoding restriction endonuclease, producing MIYNAEDVIFDQLSSTEFERLCYELLFRLGYRQLTWRQGGADNGRDIEGIWTVETPLSVEDCRWFFECKHYTAGVPPEQLTSKIAWADAEQPACLVILISSYLTNNARNWLDQIRVQKRYRILVIEGPELKRLIIRFPALIEQHFATNRYEKLLLDARRHHNEYRIALSYDLLYALSKHLSPSKLTINDLGFLFIGLYGQYKHFEDRNDYYGNFHPKVMTPFYDRLRELATKTAIEVFVQYRGNYDYLDGSGFWDDMESWTPGMEGESEAAYEYSRLHLNYRGPSTTWAIGHYLFFRIPTGEAFEIFCIEDSEFSTSARYYPKVNTSTVDELCIEATDEFRALLKKYALVFRRPPNE from the coding sequence ATGATTTACAACGCTGAAGACGTTATTTTTGATCAGCTCAGTTCTACCGAGTTTGAGCGATTGTGCTATGAATTACTATTTAGGCTAGGGTATCGTCAACTGACATGGCGACAAGGTGGCGCAGATAACGGCCGCGACATTGAAGGTATTTGGACAGTAGAAACCCCATTGAGTGTTGAGGACTGCCGGTGGTTCTTTGAGTGTAAACATTATACAGCGGGCGTTCCCCCGGAACAACTTACCTCCAAGATAGCCTGGGCAGATGCCGAACAACCTGCATGCCTTGTAATCCTTATTTCTTCTTATCTGACGAATAATGCACGTAACTGGCTCGATCAGATCAGAGTACAAAAACGCTACCGTATCCTAGTCATCGAAGGGCCTGAGCTAAAAAGGTTAATCATTCGTTTCCCGGCGCTTATCGAACAGCATTTTGCGACTAACCGCTACGAGAAATTATTGTTAGATGCCCGTAGGCACCATAATGAATACAGGATCGCACTCAGTTATGATCTGTTATATGCTTTGTCCAAGCACCTGAGTCCATCTAAATTAACTATAAACGATCTGGGCTTTTTATTCATTGGACTTTACGGTCAGTATAAACATTTTGAAGACAGGAATGACTATTATGGGAACTTCCATCCAAAAGTAATGACGCCTTTTTATGATAGACTTCGCGAATTGGCTACCAAAACAGCGATTGAAGTATTTGTTCAGTATCGGGGCAATTATGATTACCTCGACGGAAGTGGTTTTTGGGACGACATGGAAAGTTGGACACCTGGTATGGAGGGAGAAAGCGAAGCAGCTTATGAATATAGTAGGTTACATTTAAATTATCGAGGACCCTCCACCACATGGGCGATAGGTCATTATTTATTTTTTCGTATTCCAACGGGGGAGGCTTTTGAAATATTCTGTATTGAAGATTCGGAATTCTCCACCAGTGCCCGATATTATCCGAAAGTTAACACTTCAACGGTTGATGAATTGTGTATAGAAGCGACAGATGAATTCCGCGCTCTATTAAAGAAATATGCACTAGTTTTTCGTCGTCCACCGAACGAATAA
- a CDS encoding transposase codes for MKVVSLILERLKTGCQWRELSIKEYFPNGEITWQGVYYYFNKWSSDGSWKLIWINLLNENRQTLDLSSIQLDGSHTTSKRGGDAVGYQGRKLCKTSNSLFLNDNQGQILSVSEPQSGNHNDLYNIVSTFEEMLTTLEEATINTKGLFLNADAGFDGGEFREYCMEKELEANIATNSRNSKQTK; via the coding sequence GTGAAAGTAGTAAGCTTGATATTAGAACGGTTAAAAACGGGCTGTCAGTGGCGAGAATTAAGTATTAAGGAATATTTCCCCAATGGTGAAATTACGTGGCAAGGCGTGTATTACTACTTTAATAAATGGAGCAGCGATGGATCGTGGAAACTTATCTGGATAAATCTTTTAAACGAAAATCGCCAAACCCTTGATTTGTCTTCGATTCAATTAGATGGTAGTCATACAACATCCAAGCGAGGAGGCGATGCAGTAGGCTATCAGGGTCGAAAATTATGCAAAACGAGTAATAGTTTGTTTTTGAATGACAATCAAGGCCAGATACTTAGTGTAAGCGAGCCACAATCCGGCAATCATAATGATCTTTATAATATTGTTTCAACTTTTGAAGAAATGCTAACCACCCTCGAAGAGGCTACAATAAATACGAAAGGATTGTTCTTAAATGCAGATGCAGGCTTTGATGGAGGAGAATTCAGGGAATACTGTATGGAAAAGGAATTGGAAGCTAATATCGCTACCAATTCCCGTAATAGCAAGCAAACCAAGTGA